A single Phragmites australis chromosome 4, lpPhrAust1.1, whole genome shotgun sequence DNA region contains:
- the LOC133916298 gene encoding abscisic acid receptor PYL4-like: MPCIQASSPSMAHQHHGRVLAGVCVGVSCAASTAAGMRCGAHDGEVPAEAAQHHEHAAPGPGRCCSAVVQHVSAPAAAVWSVVRRFDQPQAYKRFVRSCALLAGDGGVGTLREVRVVSGLPAASSRERLEILDDESHVFSFRVVGGEHRLQNYLSVTTVHPSPAAPDASTVVVESYVVDVPPGNTPEDTRVFVDTIVKCNLQSLANTAERLA; encoded by the coding sequence ATGCCGTGCATCCAGGCGTCCAGCCCCAGCATGGCGCACCAGCACCACGGCCGGGTCCTGGCTGGCGTCTGTGTCGGCGTCAGCTGCGCGGCTTCGACCGCGGCAGGGATGAGGTGCGGGGCGCACGACGGGGAGGTgccggcggaggcggcgcaGCACCACGAGCACGCGGCGCCGGGGCCCGGGCGGTGCTGCTCTGCGGTGGTCCAGCACGTCTCGGCGCCCGCCGCGGCGGTGTGGTCCGTGGTGCGGCGGTTCGACCAGCCGCAGGCGTACAAGCGGTTCGTGCGCAGCTGCGCACTGCTGGCGGGCGACGGCGGCGTGGGCACGCTCAGGGAGGTGCGCGTCGTCTCGGGCCTCCCCGCAGCGTCCAGCCGCGAGCGGCTCGAGATCCTTGACGACGAGAGCCACGTGTTCAGCTTCCGCGTCGTCGGCGGCGAGCACCGGCTCCAGAACTACCTCTCCGTCACCACCGTCCACCCGTCTCCAGCCGCGCCCGACGCCTCCACCGTGGTCGTGGAGTCCTACGTGGTGGACGTGCCGCCGGGCAACACCCCCGAGGACACCCGCGTGTTCGTCGACACCATCGTCAAGTGCAACCTCCAGTCGCTGGCTAACACAGCAGAGAGGCTCGCGTGA